Proteins from a genomic interval of Rosa chinensis cultivar Old Blush chromosome 2, RchiOBHm-V2, whole genome shotgun sequence:
- the LOC112190755 gene encoding uncharacterized protein LOC112190755, whose amino-acid sequence MASKGTREDNYEGKQKSITKRSFALAEALSQATEKNASAFMNRITQRVPNEGGVRQLGPSFQSDIPADVEKILSQHEVDDSSYFSEGKAWGAWGTKPGKWPGETANWIPWVERVEKRFGEIWKRLGIYDAIKLSTITIPCDRSLLAAAMCFWSSQTNSLELQFGALSPTLIDIAAIIGLPPHGQVVDIVFAEGKFDIDLSGELRDRSKGRPAVANYNTWIEVFNSGLGNKSLDSIGSPEEREENQQETMEVTHVEHAAFLAFWICKYLVCTTSKKVNVEYYKLAEALASKEVQESDQPLALGPFVLAHLYRCLHHCVTEGLNPNWSGPLWIFQLWLHTYFPTFRQPGLALAIDTTLGQQLAPLDLLTHSAEECFEVLFKCPEFSAEQFAVCFSRKYPSYLAMDISQHASESETRWETACSAWKSAIGMRDLFWGTLSGKTLKCGVELYSPSYFSRQLGYYQAIPAPVPESSNRYSSLRAVFSNKDDIEQNNKAFVYNMSFPMKTRVATSKSSSQFREWWAKRVGSRFKDGLVSARRSAFAGNPWAQEKPKAVRRGKITSKVARAIPTISGQESLKKCAKAQRERPTIVRPLRRPKMVPLCLQRLNLLQRNDRQHKMSNLLRAKNDCAWPNEVA is encoded by the exons ATGGCTTCAAAAGGGACCAGAGAAGATAATTATGAAGGCAAACAAAAAAGTATCACCAAACGCTCATTTGCATTGGCGGAAGCACTAAGTCAAGCCACTGAAAAGAATGCCTCGGCCTTCATGAATAGAATAACACAACGAGTCCCGAATGAAGGTGGGGTACGTCAACTTGGCCCAAGTTTCCAGAGTGATATACCGGCTGATGTGGAAAAAATTTTGAGCCAACATGAAGTGGATGATTCTAGCTATTTCAGTGAAGGAAAAGCATGGGGAGCATGGGGAACAAAACCAGGAAAATGGCCTGGTGAAACGGCCAACTGGATTCCGTGGGTAGAACGAGTCGAGAAGCGATTTGGGGAAATATGGAAACGACTTGGGATCTATGACGCCATCAAGCTGTCCACCATTACTATTCCTTGTGACCGCTCCTTGCTGGCTGCCGCTATGTGTTTTTGGAGTTCTCAAACAAACTCTCTGGAGCTTCAGTTTGGTGCACTTAGTCCGACCTTGATTGATATAGCGGCCATTATAGGCCTGCCGCCACATGGGCAAGTGGTGGACATTGTATTTGCAGAAGGAAAGTTTGACATTGATCTTAGTGGTGAGCTAAGAGATCGAAGTAAGGGCAGACCAGCCGTTGCCAATTATAATACATGGATTGAGGTGTTTAACAGCGGCTTGGGAAATAAGTCACTTGATAGTATTGGCAgtccagaagagagagaggaaaaccaGCAGGAGACAATGGAAGTAACTCATGTAGAGCATGCTGCGTTTCTTGCCTTTTGGATATGTAAGTACTTAGTGTGCACAACTTCTAAAAAAGTAAATGTGGAGTACTACAAGTTGGCTGAAGCATTAGCAAGTAAGGAAGTACAAGAGAGCGATCAGCCATTGGCTCTTGGTCCATTTGTGCTCGCCCACTTATACAGATGTCTTCACCATTGTGTGACCGAAGGACTAAACCCAAATTGGTCTGGGCCATTGTGGATTTTTCAGTTGTGGCTGCACACTTACTTTCCCACTTTCAGACAGCCGGGTTTAGCATTGGCCATAGACACCACTCTTGGACAACAATTGGCTCCTCTTGATTTACTTACTCATTCGGCAGAAGAGTGTTTTGAGGTGTTGTTCAAGTGTCCAGAGTTTTCTGCAGAACAGTTTGCCGTTTGTTTTAGTAGGAAGTATCCATCCTACCTTGCAATGGATATCAGCCAACACGCCTCAGAAAGTGAGACGAGATGGGAGACTGCGTGTTCAGCTTGGAAGAGTGCAATAGGTATGAGGGATCTCTTCTGGGGTACCTTGTCTGGTAAAACACTCAAGTGTGGAGTGGAGTTATATTCACCATCCTACTTCAGTCGTCAGTTGGGATATTATCAAGCTATACCGGCTCCGGTGCCAGAATCGTCAAACCGATATAGTTCATTGCGAGCCGTTTTCTCCAACAAGGACGACATTGAGCAGAATAACAAGGCGTTTGTGTACAACATGAGCTTTCCCATGAAGACAAGAGTAGCAACTAGCAAGAGTTCCTCCCAGTTCAGAGAGTGGTGGGCAAAACGAGTAGGTAGCCGCTTTAAAGATGGGTTGGTGTCGGCTAGGCGATCAGCTTTTGCAGGAAATCCATGGGCACAAGAGAAGCCGAAAGCTGTAAGGCGTGGTAAAATAACAAGCAAGGTTGCTAGAGCAATCCCAACTATAA GTGGCCAAGAATCTTTGAAGAAGTGTGCTAAAGCACAAAGAGAAAGGCCAACCATAGTGCGGCCACTGAGGCGGCCAAAG ATGGTGCCACTTTGTCTTCAACGTCTCAATCTCCTCCAGCGAAACGACCGGCAACACAAGATGAGCAATCTTCTGAGAGCGAAGAACGATTGTGCTTGGCCAAACGAAGTTGCCTAG